The genomic interval TCCTTAAAACCCAAAACATGAAACACGCTTTGGCCCCTTAAGTTACGCCTGTGTTTCATCCCGTCTCAACCCCCGGCGTTCTACCCAAAAAACCCGTTTTTGCGTTGCCCAAAAAACTTATTGGCCGGAAATTAGGGCCTGACTGTAAATTTCAACAAAATAGAGTTGTTCCCCAATAAACAATGAGAATTAGGACGCAGATTTTCGCAGAAAACCGCTGATTGAAAAAATAAAATCCTGAAAATCTGCATGAATCTACGTCCAAAATCTGCTTGCGTCTAAAAAAGTGTTATACAGGAACAAGTCTAATAATAAAAGCGGGTTTGTGGTGAGCGCGCCAGATGCCTGGCGAAAGCGCCAGATGCCTGGCGAATAGGAAATGCCAAATCCAAAAAACACGGATTTGGCACGCTTCTCCTCCTTGAGCTATTGAACTCGTAAAAACTTAGCCCTCGATATATTTTTTCAGAATAATGGTGGCGTTATGCCCCCCTAGCCCAAAAGAGTTTGATAAAGCAACGGAAACATCTGCCTTTTGGGCGGTATTGGGAGTGCAATCTAAATCACATTCCGGGTCCGGGGTTTCATAATTGATAGTGGGGGTAATGATACCATCAACCAGCGTTTTGACGCAAACCAGCGACTCAATGGCACCGGCCGCCCCAAACATGTGGCCTGTCATTGATTTGGAAGAGGTCATTTTTATATCATAGGCGTGTTCGCCCAAAACCTTTTTGATCGCTTTGGTTTCGGCTTTGTCATTCATGGGCGTGCCGGTGCCGTGCGTGTTAACATAGTCAACCTCTTCCGGCCTGATCCCGGCCCGCTCAATGGCGCGCTGCATGCACAAAATAGCGCCACTGGCGTCTTCCGGGGAAGCGGCCATATGAAACGCATCCACCGAAGTGCCGTAGCCAATGAACTCGGCCAGAATATTAGCCCCGCGCTTTTGGGCATGCTCCAATTCCTCCAGCACCATCACCACCGCGCCCTCGCTCATCACAAAACCGTCCCGGCTCAGGTCAAACGGCTTGCACGCTCCCGCCGGGTCGTTATTATTTTCCGAGAGCACTTTCATTACATTAAATCCCCCCACAATCAGGGGATGCACAGCCGATTCCGCGCCTCCGGCAATGATGGCATCCGCCGCGCCCCGCGCAATCATCTCAAAGGCTTCGCCTACGGCATTAGAGCCGGTGGCGCAGGCTGTTACCACAGCCATATTTGGCCCACGGAGATTATATTCAATGGCAATGCGGGCTGCCGCCGTATCGGGGATGAGCATAGGAATAGCAAAAGGATTGATCCGGGCCGGACCACGTTCCTTTAACACGTCGTACTGGCTTAAGGTGGTTTCTAAACCGCCCACACAAGAACCAATCACCAGGCCCACGCGGTCCCGATTGAGGCCGTTTCCTAAGATTTTAGAGTCTTCAATGGCCTGGCGCGATGCTTCCATAGCCAGATGGGTATAACGGTCCATGCGCCGCGCTTCTTTACGGCCAAACAACGCATCGGCGTCAAACCCCTTCACCTCACCGGCAAACTTGGTGGCCATATCCGCCGGGTCAAACCGGGTAATGAGGGCAATGCCACTTTTTCCAGCTTTCAAATTTTCCCAGGCTTCGTCAACCGTATTACCCACCGGCGTAACTGCGCCCAGGCCCGTAATTACTACTCTTCGAGACATAATGACTTTTATCCTCAAAAATAAGATCGCTTGATTATAACACTATGGTTCTAAAAAAGAGACGACGTTTAACCCAAATAGAGCCGACCAACATCCGATTTTGAGGTGGGGACGCTATTTTTTGGGTTTTTTGGATAGCTCAGGATTGGCCCTTGGCCAAAGTTGGGGCCAACTTTGGGCCGAACACGGTTTGCCTTGCGCCATTGCCTGCGCTATACTTATTTTTTTGAAAATAAGTAGGGAGCACCTATGCCCTGCTTTTTTGGGATGATACGATGATTGGTTCAACCTACGATGTGATTGTGGTGGGCGGGGGACACGCCGGTATTGAAGCCGCGCTGGCCGCGGCCCGGCTGGGGGCGCGGACCCTGCTGCTGACCATTTATTTAGACACCATTGCCTGGATGAGTTGTAACCCCAGCGTGGGCGGCCCGGCCAAGGGCCACCTGGTGAGGGAAATTGATGCGCTGGGCGGGGCCATGGGCAAATTAATTGACCAAACCTATATTCAGATCCGGCTGCTCAACTATTCCAAGGGGCCGGCCGTTCACGCCCTACGCGCCCAGGCCGACAAAAAAAGATACGCCTGGCACGTGCAGCGCACCCTGGAAAATACCCCCAATCTGCACGTCAAACAGATGATGGTGGATGGATTGTTGGTGGAAAATGATCGCATCAAGGGAGTACTCACCCAGTACGGCAGCCATTATTACGCCCAGGCCGTGGTTTTAACCACCGGCACCTTTTTGGGCGGACGCCTGATCACGGGTGAAAATATTACCCCCGGCGGCCGGGCCGGCGAACGGCCCGCTGCGGCACTATCCAAATCGCTGGCCGGGCTGGGGTTTCGCCTGGGGCGGCTCAAAACCGGCACCCCCCCTCGCCTCGACGCCCGCACCATTGATTTTAGCCAAACCGAGGCGCAATACGGCAGCGATACGCCGCTTTTTTTCAGTTTTGAATATACGGAAAACGGCGACCCGGCCTGCGCCACCCCTCCCTGGTTGCAGGAACCGCCCCATCCCGTTTATCCCCTTGAACGGCAACCGGCGTGGCGGCCGCAATTGCCGTGTTACCTGGTGCACACCCAAACCGAAACCCATAACATCATCCGCGCCAACCTGCAAAGAGCGCCGCTCTACACCGGCATTATCGAAGGGACCGGCCCCCGCTATTGCCCCAGCATTGAAGACAAAATTGTGCGCTTTGCCCACAAAGAAAGCCACCAATTTTTTCTGGAGCCGGAAGGCTGGCACACCACCGAGGTTTATCTGCAAGGAGCCAACACCAGCCTGCCAGAAGACGTGCAGTGGCAAATGGTGCGTTCTATCCCGGCCCTGCGTCAGGTTGAAATTATCCGCATGGGTTACGCTATTGAATATGATTACGCGCCGCCCGACCAATTGCACGCCTGGCTGGAGACCAAACGGGTGGAAGGGCTATTCCACGCCGGGCAGATCAACGGCACTACCGGCTACGAAGAAGCTGCTGCGCAGGGTTTAATGGCCGGCATTAATGCGGTGCGCAAAGTGCAGGGCCGCCCGCCCTTTACCCTGAAACGCGACCAGGCCTACATTGGCGTGTTGATTGACGATCTGGTAACGCGAGAACACACCGAGCCTTATCGCCAGATGACATCCAGGGCAGAGTATCGCCTGCTGCTGCGGCAGGATAATGCGGACCTGCGGCTGTCACCGCTGGGCTACGAGGTGGGCCTATTGCCCAGGGCGCGTTACCAGGCGGTTGAGGCCAAACGGCAAAACGTGCAAAACGAGTTGCAGCGTTTGCGGGCTACCAATATCTCGCCCATCAACGGCACGGCCGAGATTCTGGCCGGTTTTGGCCTGGAGCCGCTGTCAACCGGCGTAAACAGTTTGCAATTCCTGCGCCGGCCCGAAATATCTTACCACGTGATCGCCTCCCTGGTGCCGCTGCCGGAGCCGCTATCCCGGGCTGTCACCGAACAAGTCAGCATCGAGGTTAAATACCAGGGGTACATCACCAAACAGCAGCAACAAGTGGAACGGATGCAGCGTCTTGAAGGCAAAACCATTCCCCCCGATTTTGATTACAATGCTATCACCGGGCTGCGCAACGAGGCCCGCCAAAAGTTGGATCACTTTCGCCCGGCTACGGTTGGCCAGGCCGGCCGGATTGCGGGGGTTAATCCGGCGGATATTAGTATTTTGTTGGTGCATTTGGAAAAATCATCGGCCAAATGACGGTTTGGCGTGGGTTAAAGTTGACCCGCCAATCTTTTGCCTGGGTCAAGTTATGGTATAATGCGGGGACACGAAAATTAGAAAGAAAAGATTAGAAATTAGAGACTCGCCGAAGAATCGGGCCATCGTTTCAAGTCTTCAAAATTTTCTCGTTCTATTTTCTAATTTCTAACAAGGAGCAACATCCAATGCCATCTGAAATCCAAATCCCCTCCTTCATTTTAACGGGCCTGCAAGTGATTTTGGCCTTTGGGGGAGCTTTTTTTATTGCCTTGTGGCTGAGTTTGATTATTTGGACGTATCGCGATGTGCGCGCTCGTTCGCGGGATATTTTTGCCATTATGCTGGCCACGCTGATGGTGGTTATTTTTGGGCCGCTGGGATTGATCATTTATTTTCTACTACGCCCGCCGGTAACCCTGGCGGAGTTGTACGAACGTTCGCTGGAAGAAGAGGCCCTGCTGCAAGATTTGGAGGAGCGGCCTCGTTGTCCGGGCTGTTCCCGCCAGGTCAAAGACGAATGGGTTGTTTGCCCCGATTGCCACACCACCTTAAAAAAGGTCTGCCCCAACTGCCGCAACAGTCTGCATCTAAATTGGAACGTCTGCCCCTTCTGCGGCACGCACGTAGCCCCGCTCACGTCTGATAACGACCGCGACGGCCGCCCGGTTCCGCACGACCAACCTGTTGATGACGACCATGCCGGCCCGGTTGTGGTGGAAACAAAGCCGGCTGAAATTTCTCTGGACACCAAGCCGGTTGAGGTAAAACCGGAGCCAAACGAGGAAACGTTTCCCCCGCCGGTTGAGGAGGACGACCGGCCCCATCCGATTTACGATTTATGATTTACGATTGGACTTTCAAAATCGTCAATCGTTTAATTTACTTGCTGTTTCTCTCCCAAAACACCCCCTCCTCATATCCCTGGATGCGCTTGTCCGTTTCGGCTCGTTCCAGCCGTTTTTCGGCCAGGCAGCAGTAGGTTTCATCAATTTCCAGGCCGACATATTGCCGCCCCAATTTTTTGGCCACCACCGAGGTGGTGCCCGAACCTAAAAATGGGTCAAACACCACGTCGCCGGGCCGGGAGCTGGCCAGAATGATTTTGGCCAGAAGTTTTTCCGGCTTTTGCGTTGGGTGGTCGGTATTCTCCGGCATTGACCAAAAAGGCACGGTCAGGTCGGTCCATAGATTGGCGGGATGGGTCAGGCGAAAACGGCCTGCCTCCGATTCCGTCCAATCTTTGGGGAGACCGCGCTCGGTGTAGGGCGCAATGACCCGCCGTTTGAGTTTGACCGCTTCCACATTAAACGTATACGTGTCGGACATGGTGCAAAACCAGATGTCCTCAGAGGCATTTTTCCAATTGGCTTTGGCCCCGCGCCCTTTTTCCCGTTCCCACGTTATCCGATTGCGCACAACAAA from Anaerolineae bacterium carries:
- the fabF gene encoding beta-ketoacyl-ACP synthase II; translated protein: MSRRVVITGLGAVTPVGNTVDEAWENLKAGKSGIALITRFDPADMATKFAGEVKGFDADALFGRKEARRMDRYTHLAMEASRQAIEDSKILGNGLNRDRVGLVIGSCVGGLETTLSQYDVLKERGPARINPFAIPMLIPDTAAARIAIEYNLRGPNMAVVTACATGSNAVGEAFEMIARGAADAIIAGGAESAVHPLIVGGFNVMKVLSENNNDPAGACKPFDLSRDGFVMSEGAVVMVLEELEHAQKRGANILAEFIGYGTSVDAFHMAASPEDASGAILCMQRAIERAGIRPEEVDYVNTHGTGTPMNDKAETKAIKKVLGEHAYDIKMTSSKSMTGHMFGAAGAIESLVCVKTLVDGIITPTINYETPDPECDLDCTPNTAQKADVSVALSNSFGLGGHNATIILKKYIEG
- the mnmG gene encoding tRNA uridine-5-carboxymethylaminomethyl(34) synthesis enzyme MnmG, with protein sequence MGSTYDVIVVGGGHAGIEAALAAARLGARTLLLTIYLDTIAWMSCNPSVGGPAKGHLVREIDALGGAMGKLIDQTYIQIRLLNYSKGPAVHALRAQADKKRYAWHVQRTLENTPNLHVKQMMVDGLLVENDRIKGVLTQYGSHYYAQAVVLTTGTFLGGRLITGENITPGGRAGERPAAALSKSLAGLGFRLGRLKTGTPPRLDARTIDFSQTEAQYGSDTPLFFSFEYTENGDPACATPPWLQEPPHPVYPLERQPAWRPQLPCYLVHTQTETHNIIRANLQRAPLYTGIIEGTGPRYCPSIEDKIVRFAHKESHQFFLEPEGWHTTEVYLQGANTSLPEDVQWQMVRSIPALRQVEIIRMGYAIEYDYAPPDQLHAWLETKRVEGLFHAGQINGTTGYEEAAAQGLMAGINAVRKVQGRPPFTLKRDQAYIGVLIDDLVTREHTEPYRQMTSRAEYRLLLRQDNADLRLSPLGYEVGLLPRARYQAVEAKRQNVQNELQRLRATNISPINGTAEILAGFGLEPLSTGVNSLQFLRRPEISYHVIASLVPLPEPLSRAVTEQVSIEVKYQGYITKQQQQVERMQRLEGKTIPPDFDYNAITGLRNEARQKLDHFRPATVGQAGRIAGVNPADISILLVHLEKSSAK
- a CDS encoding zinc ribbon domain-containing protein, producing the protein MPSEIQIPSFILTGLQVILAFGGAFFIALWLSLIIWTYRDVRARSRDIFAIMLATLMVVIFGPLGLIIYFLLRPPVTLAELYERSLEEEALLQDLEERPRCPGCSRQVKDEWVVCPDCHTTLKKVCPNCRNSLHLNWNVCPFCGTHVAPLTSDNDRDGRPVPHDQPVDDDHAGPVVVETKPAEISLDTKPVEVKPEPNEETFPPPVEEDDRPHPIYDL
- a CDS encoding site-specific DNA-methyltransferase codes for the protein MSQKTRAPRNQTITLTAAEKVSYQARLKRLNCPASVGAILNKTICQNLFETLAYLPAQFVDLLFIDPPYNLDKTFNQHNFSQKPLEEYEAWLESWLAPLSKILKATASIYICGDWQSAAAIHRVAQKYFVVRNRITWEREKGRGAKANWKNASEDIWFCTMSDTYTFNVEAVKLKRRVIAPYTERGLPKDWTESEAGRFRLTHPANLWTDLTVPFWSMPENTDHPTQKPEKLLAKIILASSRPGDVVFDPFLGSGTTSVVAKKLGRQYVGLEIDETYCCLAEKRLERAETDKRIQGYEEGVFWERNSK